One window of the Pedobacter ginsengisoli genome contains the following:
- a CDS encoding SusC/RagA family TonB-linked outer membrane protein — protein sequence MLISQTFAQQKTITGKVTSTEDGSPIPGVSVKIKGTSSVVQTATNGMYSIKANENDVLIFSYVSMLTQEKTVGSTTTLDVAMAPDSKVLTEVVVTALGIKQQKRSLGYATQDIKAADITNTNQSNVLNALKGKASGVQITSAGGAAGSGSRIQIRGINSLNPSADNQPLFVVDGIPISNSTDLIGINSDNFQNPNRAADINPEDIETMTILKGPAASVLYGLRAANGAIIITTKSGKAGKPNFNFKSSVSFDDVTKTPPIQTTYGNGNGGAYVPSVNSWGPKIESGIPVYNPYDVFFKTGHQTQNSFTFSGGNDNATYFTSISNSEQNGVVPNSDYGKTSIRLSGTLKASEKFKFEGSANYINSGGKNPRTGITSGTIFYLMRHTNTVNPADYLNPDGTEKTYNGSIQNPFYFTENAFLKDNVNRVIGNLGVEFKANDWLTFNYKAGVDNYTDFRQIYNEKGLLISTLGSMTEQRISYGEVNSNFYARASKQFGQKWFVNFLLGHSFTHINRTNLSLNGTQAVVANVESINNYNVYTTLTYPGKKNIIGVFGDLNVSYDNTVFLGVTGRNDWSSTLPQSNRSFFYPSTSLSYVFTETLGLQQNDIFNFGKLRLSYAEVGKDADPYQIGEYYSTLAAFDGVSGVRRDIRIGSESLRPERTKGLEFGGEFHFFKSRLTLDANYAILNSIDQIVPVPISYASGYDIFVTNAGKIRNKSLEFLLSATIVSNDNLKWDINANWSRTKGRVLSMPPGVNEIQFNPESPWVKQIIKTGGRPGDWYGWPYTRVTDQNSEYNGQLVIGADGYPVIPQPLSNNYLIGNAYPDWTGGLGSTLAYKGITFSFMFNFRRGGDVFDIPKTQRFSTGIGAETQIRDTQVIFKGVKNIGTAEAPIYAPNDKQVLVDQAFYANSFPYKLAPENNGFQDASWIRLQNVSLSYELPKKWLNKSFIKAASISATANNLWLSTPFIGFDPEASAYGAGSNSVGYVGTGVPTTRSIFLGLNVNF from the coding sequence TTGCTAATTTCCCAAACATTTGCCCAGCAAAAAACGATTACAGGTAAAGTCACCTCAACTGAAGATGGATCTCCCATCCCTGGTGTTTCCGTAAAAATTAAAGGAACGTCCAGTGTTGTTCAAACTGCTACAAATGGGATGTACAGTATTAAAGCCAATGAAAATGACGTGTTAATTTTCTCTTATGTTAGTATGCTCACCCAAGAGAAAACGGTAGGTAGCACAACAACGTTGGATGTTGCAATGGCACCAGACTCAAAGGTGCTAACCGAAGTTGTTGTTACCGCCCTGGGTATTAAACAACAAAAGAGGTCATTAGGCTATGCAACTCAAGATATTAAGGCTGCAGATATTACCAATACCAATCAATCGAATGTGTTAAATGCTTTAAAGGGTAAAGCTTCTGGGGTTCAAATTACAAGTGCCGGTGGCGCTGCAGGTTCAGGTTCAAGAATCCAGATCAGAGGAATTAACTCTTTAAACCCTTCGGCCGACAACCAGCCATTGTTTGTTGTCGATGGAATTCCCATCTCTAACAGTACCGATTTAATAGGTATAAACAGTGACAACTTTCAGAATCCAAACCGTGCTGCCGATATAAATCCGGAGGACATTGAAACAATGACTATTCTTAAAGGACCGGCAGCTTCTGTATTGTATGGTTTAAGGGCTGCTAACGGAGCTATTATTATTACCACTAAATCGGGTAAGGCGGGTAAGCCTAACTTTAATTTTAAAAGTTCAGTTAGTTTTGACGATGTAACTAAAACACCTCCAATACAAACAACCTATGGTAATGGTAATGGTGGTGCATATGTGCCTAGTGTAAATAGCTGGGGGCCTAAAATTGAAAGCGGTATACCAGTATATAATCCTTACGATGTGTTCTTTAAAACGGGACACCAAACTCAGAACTCATTTACTTTTAGCGGGGGAAATGACAATGCTACTTATTTTACTTCGATATCAAATTCAGAGCAAAATGGTGTTGTTCCTAATTCTGATTATGGCAAAACCTCTATAAGATTGTCAGGAACCTTAAAAGCATCAGAGAAGTTCAAGTTTGAGGGCTCTGCCAATTACATTAATTCAGGCGGAAAAAACCCTCGTACCGGCATCACCTCTGGTACAATATTTTATTTAATGCGCCATACAAATACGGTTAATCCTGCCGATTATCTGAATCCGGATGGAACTGAAAAAACATATAATGGATCAATTCAAAACCCATTTTATTTTACTGAAAACGCCTTTTTAAAAGATAATGTAAACAGGGTAATTGGAAACTTAGGCGTAGAGTTTAAGGCCAATGACTGGTTAACTTTTAACTATAAAGCAGGTGTTGATAACTATACCGATTTTAGACAGATTTATAATGAAAAAGGATTGCTGATTAGCACATTAGGGTCTATGACTGAGCAAAGGATTAGTTATGGCGAGGTCAACTCAAACTTCTATGCCAGGGCTAGCAAGCAATTTGGCCAGAAATGGTTTGTTAACTTCTTGCTGGGGCATTCGTTCACCCATATCAACAGAACTAACCTATCCCTTAATGGAACGCAGGCCGTTGTTGCTAATGTAGAGAGTATAAATAATTACAACGTATATACTACTTTAACTTATCCGGGTAAAAAGAACATAATAGGTGTTTTTGGTGATTTAAATGTAAGTTACGACAATACAGTTTTCTTAGGGGTAACCGGAAGAAATGACTGGTCATCAACCTTGCCTCAAAGTAACCGATCTTTCTTCTACCCATCTACCAGCTTATCATATGTGTTTACTGAAACCTTAGGTTTGCAGCAAAATGACATATTTAATTTTGGTAAATTAAGACTTTCCTACGCAGAGGTTGGTAAAGATGCCGATCCTTATCAAATAGGAGAGTATTACTCAACACTGGCCGCATTTGATGGTGTAAGCGGGGTAAGAAGAGATATTAGAATTGGCTCTGAGTCTTTGCGCCCTGAAAGGACAAAAGGACTGGAGTTTGGAGGTGAATTTCATTTCTTTAAAAGCAGGTTAACCCTGGATGCAAACTATGCTATTTTGAATAGTATTGACCAAATTGTGCCAGTGCCAATTAGTTATGCTTCGGGCTATGATATTTTTGTAACCAATGCCGGAAAGATTAGAAATAAATCGCTGGAATTTCTGTTAAGCGCAACAATTGTTAGCAACGATAACCTTAAGTGGGATATAAATGCGAATTGGTCGCGCACGAAAGGAAGGGTGCTTTCTATGCCTCCCGGAGTAAACGAGATTCAGTTTAATCCTGAGAGTCCGTGGGTAAAACAAATTATAAAAACCGGTGGCAGGCCGGGCGATTGGTACGGTTGGCCTTACACACGTGTTACAGACCAGAACAGTGAGTATAACGGACAGCTGGTTATTGGTGCTGATGGATATCCGGTAATTCCTCAGCCACTTTCTAATAATTACTTAATAGGAAATGCTTATCCTGACTGGACCGGAGGATTAGGAAGTACTTTGGCTTATAAAGGTATAACCTTCTCATTTATGTTTAACTTTAGAAGGGGTGGAGATGTTTTTGATATTCCTAAAACACAAAGGTTTTCAACTGGTATAGGTGCCGAAACACAAATACGAGATACACAGGTAATATTTAAAGGTGTAAAAAACATAGGAACCGCCGAAGCGCCTATTTATGCTCCAAATGATAAGCAAGTACTTGTTGATCAGGCTTTTTATGCAAATAGTTTCCCTTATAAACTGGCTCCGGAAAATAACGGATTTCAGGATGCTTCATGGATAAGGTTACAAAATGTATCCTTATCGTACGAATTGCCAAAAAAATGGCTGAACAAGAGCTTTATTAAAGCAGCATCAATTTCGGCAACGGCAAATAACCTTTGGTTAAGCACCCCTTTTATCGGGTTTGATCCTGAGGCAAGTGCTTATGGCGCAGGTTCAAATTCTGTGGGATATGTAGGTACTGGTGTTCCGACCACCAGAAGCATATTTCTTGGTTTAAATGTTAATTTCTAA
- a CDS encoding DeoR/GlpR family DNA-binding transcription regulator, translating into MLKKERHDFVMRQINLHNRVLTSDLVQLLNVSEDTIRRDLQELSDNNKLFKVHGGALSKSYQSSFDDSAVYAKDAKISIAKKAISLIKDGMVVLTGGGTTIIEVAKLLPENLHATFFTISPFVAIELAKYSKIEVILIGGLFSKNSQVTYGGHVINQLSEISADLCLLGTSALHPTDGLTDTDWEINQLKKTMLNFSKRTAVLCISEKLDISLRLKVAPLETIDYLITELPANDSTLNAYQRKNLQIL; encoded by the coding sequence ATGCTTAAAAAAGAAAGACATGATTTTGTGATGAGGCAAATAAACTTGCACAATCGGGTTCTTACCTCTGACCTTGTTCAATTGCTTAATGTTTCGGAAGACACCATAAGGCGCGATCTTCAGGAATTGTCTGACAACAATAAGCTTTTCAAGGTTCACGGTGGTGCGCTATCAAAATCTTATCAATCTTCTTTTGATGATAGCGCTGTATATGCCAAGGATGCTAAGATTAGCATTGCTAAAAAAGCCATTTCGCTTATAAAGGATGGCATGGTTGTTTTAACCGGCGGAGGAACTACTATAATTGAGGTAGCCAAGCTTTTGCCAGAGAATTTACATGCTACATTTTTTACCATCAGTCCTTTTGTAGCTATTGAGCTGGCTAAGTATTCAAAAATTGAAGTTATTTTAATTGGAGGCTTGTTTTCCAAGAACTCTCAGGTAACCTACGGCGGGCATGTGATAAATCAACTATCGGAGATAAGTGCAGATCTTTGTTTACTAGGAACCAGTGCGCTTCATCCAACAGATGGATTAACAGATACGGACTGGGAAATTAATCAGCTAAAAAAAACAATGCTTAATTTTTCAAAAAGAACAGCGGTACTTTGCATCTCCGAAAAATTAGATATCTCTTTAAGATTAAAAGTAGCCCCGCTTGAAACTATTGATTATTTAATTACGGAGCTTCCAGCTAATGACAGCACATTAAACGCTTACCAGCGTAAAAACCTTCAAATTCTTTAA
- a CDS encoding anhydro-N-acetylmuramic acid kinase, translated as MNANWGKFFHTIEKKERLIIGLMSGTSLDGLDIALCSVSGSSSATKVRVKNFKTVPYSNVFKAEVKAIFSRKDANLEKVCLMNEKIGSIHAEMILEAIKLWGIKPEDVDVIASHGQTIFHAPATLHQLPDYPNGTLQIGDGDHIAVKTGIVTICDFRQKHIAAGGEGAPLAVYGDFLLFSEKGEDRVMLNIGGIANFTYLPADNDAQKVFSTDVGPGNTLMDQFVQSRYQGIYFDENAAIAKEGVVSMELLNELMHSEFLDAELPKTTGPELFNLNYLIAAQDRSKTNNLSNEDVMATLCSFTSKVIVNAISKCFSDDQKLSIYMSGGGMHNPLLVKLLKNGLPDASFYTTNDLHINPDAKEAVLFAVLANETLNGSTVNFGNRGAVPSICMGKICLPF; from the coding sequence ATGAATGCTAACTGGGGTAAATTTTTCCATACAATTGAAAAAAAAGAGCGGTTAATAATTGGATTAATGTCCGGAACTTCGCTTGACGGATTGGATATTGCTCTTTGCAGTGTTAGTGGAAGCAGCTCAGCTACTAAAGTTAGGGTTAAGAATTTCAAAACAGTTCCATATTCCAATGTCTTTAAAGCAGAAGTTAAAGCTATATTTTCCAGAAAAGATGCAAATCTGGAGAAGGTTTGCCTTATGAATGAAAAAATTGGGTCAATCCATGCAGAAATGATTTTGGAGGCTATTAAATTATGGGGAATAAAACCAGAGGACGTGGATGTGATTGCAAGCCATGGGCAAACTATTTTCCACGCTCCGGCCACTTTGCATCAACTGCCTGATTATCCTAATGGCACCCTGCAAATAGGAGATGGAGATCATATTGCAGTAAAAACAGGTATTGTTACTATTTGTGATTTCAGACAAAAACATATTGCGGCCGGAGGCGAAGGTGCTCCACTTGCTGTGTATGGCGATTTTCTGCTATTCTCAGAAAAAGGAGAAGACAGGGTAATGTTAAATATAGGAGGGATAGCTAATTTTACTTATTTGCCGGCAGACAATGATGCCCAAAAGGTATTCTCTACCGATGTTGGTCCCGGAAATACATTGATGGATCAATTTGTTCAGAGTCGCTATCAAGGGATATATTTTGATGAAAATGCTGCAATAGCAAAGGAAGGTGTGGTCAGTATGGAATTATTAAATGAGTTAATGCATTCAGAATTCTTAGATGCTGAACTCCCTAAAACAACCGGACCGGAATTGTTTAATTTAAATTATTTAATAGCAGCTCAGGATCGGTCAAAAACTAATAACCTCAGCAATGAGGATGTAATGGCAACTTTATGCAGCTTTACATCTAAGGTTATTGTTAATGCAATTAGTAAATGTTTTTCTGATGATCAGAAACTATCAATTTATATGAGTGGAGGCGGAATGCATAATCCATTGCTGGTAAAACTACTTAAAAATGGACTGCCTGATGCCAGCTTTTATACCACAAACGATTTACATATAAACCCTGATGCCAAAGAGGCGGTTCTTTTTGCAGTTCTGGCCAATGAAACATTAAATGGCTCAACCGTTAATTTTGGTAACAGGGGCGCAGTTCCATCCATATGCATGGGTAAAATCTGCCTGCCTTTTTAA
- the nagB gene encoding glucosamine-6-phosphate deaminase, which yields MARLNLLEETRFEKLPVSVFENPKAASLSVAKRIGDLIKEKQKNNTQAVLGLATGATPIAVYAELVRMHKEEGLSFKNVITFNLDEYYPMQPDAAQSYVSFMNEHLFDHIDIDKNNVNIPDGTLSLEEIPAFCLAYEKKIGDVGGLDIQILGIGRTGHIGFNEPGSAPNSGTRLVTLDDLTRRDAARDFGGKSFVPTKAITMGIGTIFKAREIILMAWNKKKASIIKKAVEGEISGDVPATYLQLSEHVEFILDQDAASLLTRFDTPWLVKDCVWDEKITRKAVIWLANHLGKPVLKLTEDDYNNNGMAQLAIDRGPVYNINIDIFNKLQHTITGWPGGKPNADDSERPERAEPAKKRSIIFSPHPDDDVISMGGTFIRLVDQKHDVHVAYQTSGNTAVWDDDALRFVEFSIDFSEKMGLGKGELKNLYNDMRAFMEKKQPNQVDTPEIQTVKGLIRKGEAIAGARYCGLEDDHIHFMALPFYESGKSNKNPVTDLDIQLTMELLQKVKPEQVFAAGDFEDPHGTHIVCFNIILEALKRLAKTESWVKDCWLWMYRGAWQEFETHEIEMAVPLSPQEVERKKFAIFKHQSQKDRAVFPGDDAREFWKRAEDRNRETAQAYDNLGLADYEAMEAFVRYKF from the coding sequence ATGGCAAGATTAAATCTTCTGGAGGAAACGCGTTTTGAAAAATTACCCGTTTCTGTCTTTGAAAACCCAAAAGCCGCATCACTTAGTGTGGCCAAACGTATCGGGGATCTGATTAAAGAAAAACAAAAGAATAACACTCAGGCTGTTTTAGGTTTAGCTACAGGAGCTACACCTATTGCAGTGTATGCAGAATTAGTAAGAATGCATAAAGAAGAGGGTTTAAGCTTTAAAAACGTAATCACGTTTAACCTGGATGAATATTATCCAATGCAGCCGGATGCTGCTCAAAGCTACGTTTCGTTCATGAACGAGCATTTGTTTGATCACATCGACATCGACAAAAATAATGTTAACATCCCTGATGGAACCTTGAGTTTAGAAGAGATTCCTGCTTTTTGCCTTGCCTATGAAAAAAAGATTGGAGATGTAGGGGGATTAGATATCCAGATATTAGGTATCGGTCGTACCGGCCACATCGGTTTCAATGAGCCTGGTTCTGCTCCAAACTCAGGTACACGTTTGGTTACACTTGATGACCTGACAAGACGTGATGCTGCAAGAGATTTTGGTGGTAAATCTTTTGTGCCTACAAAAGCAATTACCATGGGTATTGGAACAATTTTCAAAGCACGTGAAATTATTTTGATGGCATGGAACAAGAAAAAAGCCTCTATCATTAAAAAAGCCGTTGAAGGTGAAATTTCAGGTGATGTTCCTGCTACTTACCTGCAGCTATCAGAACATGTAGAATTCATTTTGGATCAGGATGCTGCATCTTTACTAACACGTTTTGACACTCCATGGCTAGTAAAGGACTGCGTTTGGGATGAAAAAATTACCAGAAAAGCAGTAATCTGGCTGGCAAATCACTTAGGTAAGCCTGTTCTTAAACTTACTGAAGATGACTACAATAACAATGGCATGGCTCAGCTGGCTATTGATAGGGGTCCTGTTTATAATATAAACATCGACATCTTTAATAAATTACAACATACAATTACCGGATGGCCAGGTGGTAAACCTAATGCTGATGATTCGGAAAGACCAGAAAGAGCAGAACCTGCTAAAAAGCGTTCTATCATTTTCTCGCCACACCCTGATGATGACGTAATTTCAATGGGTGGTACCTTTATTCGTTTAGTTGATCAAAAACACGATGTACACGTAGCTTACCAAACTTCTGGTAATACGGCAGTATGGGATGACGATGCACTTCGTTTTGTAGAATTTAGCATCGATTTTTCTGAGAAAATGGGTCTTGGTAAAGGAGAACTAAAAAACCTTTACAATGATATGCGTGCATTTATGGAGAAAAAACAACCAAATCAGGTTGATACTCCAGAAATTCAAACTGTAAAAGGCCTAATCAGAAAAGGAGAAGCTATTGCAGGTGCACGTTATTGCGGACTTGAGGATGATCATATCCACTTCATGGCTCTTCCATTTTATGAAAGTGGAAAAAGCAATAAAAACCCTGTAACTGATCTTGATATTCAATTAACGATGGAACTTTTACAGAAGGTTAAGCCAGAACAAGTATTTGCTGCCGGAGATTTTGAAGACCCGCACGGAACACACATTGTTTGTTTCAATATTATTTTAGAAGCATTAAAGCGTTTGGCAAAAACTGAAAGCTGGGTTAAAGATTGCTGGTTATGGATGTACCGTGGTGCATGGCAGGAATTTGAAACCCATGAAATTGAAATGGCTGTTCCACTTAGTCCACAAGAGGTGGAAAGAAAGAAATTTGCTATTTTCAAACATCAGTCGCAAAAAGACAGGGCGGTTTTCCCTGGTGATGATGCCAGAGAATTCTGGAAAAGAGCTGAAGACAGAAACAGAGAAACTGCTCAGGCTTACGACAATCTGGGATTAGCAGACTACGAGGCTATGGAAGCCTTTGTACGCTACAAATTTTAA
- a CDS encoding acyltransferase family protein — MVPISSPDNTSTRLLSLDFFRGATVAAMILVNNPGDWGNIYAPLEHAEWNGCTPTDLIFPFFLFIVGVSIAYAMGSKKTDPSAHNQTILKALKRALILFSLGLFLSLFPKVFTDPAGAFQHVRIPGVLQRIAVVFFISSILFLKNSERNIFRILIILLAVYWALMTFVPVPGVGYANLEKETNLGAWIDRGVLTEAHLWKSAKTWDPEGIFSTIPAIATGLFGVLVGVYLKRKDIDAATKIAWLFSAGCGAVVLGLLWDLQFPINKSLWTSSFVLYTGGLATIILSLCYWIIDVNQYNRFTKPFVVYGVNAITVFFLSGLIPRIFAMIHVKNSTGSEITLQSWLYLPFWSYFSPINASLAWAVTFVLFWLIILWVMHSKKIIIKV, encoded by the coding sequence ATGGTCCCTATTTCATCTCCCGATAACACATCAACAAGATTACTATCTCTTGATTTTTTTAGAGGTGCTACTGTGGCCGCCATGATACTTGTAAATAACCCTGGAGACTGGGGCAATATTTACGCTCCTCTTGAACATGCCGAATGGAACGGCTGCACTCCTACCGATTTAATCTTCCCATTCTTTTTATTTATTGTTGGCGTTTCAATTGCTTATGCAATGGGGAGTAAAAAAACAGACCCCTCAGCACATAATCAAACCATCTTAAAAGCACTTAAAAGAGCCCTCATTCTGTTTAGCCTGGGTCTGTTTTTATCACTGTTCCCTAAAGTATTTACTGATCCTGCAGGTGCATTTCAGCATGTGCGCATTCCAGGGGTATTACAACGTATTGCGGTCGTATTTTTTATATCTTCTATCCTATTTCTTAAAAATTCTGAAAGAAATATTTTCAGAATTTTGATTATTCTTTTGGCTGTTTATTGGGCCTTAATGACGTTTGTACCGGTACCGGGTGTAGGGTATGCTAATCTTGAAAAGGAGACCAATCTTGGCGCATGGATAGACAGGGGTGTACTTACTGAAGCTCATCTATGGAAATCAGCAAAAACATGGGATCCTGAAGGCATTTTCAGTACTATTCCCGCAATTGCAACCGGCTTATTTGGAGTTCTTGTAGGAGTTTACCTGAAGCGCAAGGATATTGATGCTGCTACCAAAATAGCATGGCTATTTAGCGCAGGTTGTGGAGCTGTAGTTTTAGGCCTGTTATGGGACTTACAATTTCCAATCAATAAGTCGTTATGGACCAGTTCTTTTGTTTTGTATACAGGCGGCCTGGCAACCATAATACTTTCGTTGTGTTATTGGATAATTGATGTAAACCAGTATAATCGTTTTACCAAGCCCTTTGTTGTATACGGGGTAAATGCAATTACTGTATTTTTCCTTTCGGGATTAATCCCTCGTATATTTGCTATGATTCATGTAAAAAATAGTACAGGATCTGAGATAACCTTACAATCGTGGCTTTACTTACCTTTTTGGTCCTACTTCTCGCCAATTAATGCATCACTGGCCTGGGCAGTTACCTTCGTATTATTCTGGCTAATAATTCTTTGGGTAATGCATAGTAAGAAAATTATAATAAAAGTTTAA